In Tubulanus polymorphus chromosome 8, tnTubPoly1.2, whole genome shotgun sequence, one genomic interval encodes:
- the LOC141910283 gene encoding uncharacterized protein LOC141910283 produces MPSKEEIMRNAQIRQMTKLFDQARELLHSESDESLDKLSGVITRIRTKLEVIAGYDSELIANAELGKLEDLVCETDDYMNEINIELSTFIGYLERKKNQIEPTTRMKSEQQKTAKRPIQLPKLSLPTFDGDILKWQTFFDGFFSAVDSDENLTNIQKFQYLSAQLKGDAAKTIENLSLTNENYNQALELLLNRYGTPHKIVAAYMKALWELSPPSDRDNSLRNFYDSLESYIRGLNSLGKSEESYGDLLVPIIMEKLPSGTKQQITRDHGNNAWSLTDLRKSLLKEIEAFEASIESLTIEDDFPTNSPTVGAFAVTAKNRHNFSRENDRKCAFCKKINHVAVDCKTFPDAEKRREIVARDNLCFNCLSSGHKSTKCLSKNRCRVTNCGKKHHTSVHLDAKSTTPVAAKSTDEKADRD; encoded by the coding sequence ATGCCGTCGAAAGAAGAGATAATGCGAAACGCGCAAATTCGACAGATGACGAAACTTTTTGATCAGGCGAGGGAGTTACTTCATTCGGAAAGTGACGAAAGCCTAGACAAATTGTCTGGCGTCATAACTAGAATACGTACAAAATTGGAAGTTATCGCAGGATATGATTCGGAACTGATTGCGAACGCAGAGTTAGGGAAACTCGAAGACCTCGTATGTGAAACCGATGAttatatgaacgaaataaacaTCGAACTATCAACCTTCATCGGATACCTCGAACGGAAAAAGAATCAAATCGAACCGACAACGCGCATGAAATCCGAGCAACAAAAAACTGCGAAAAGACCGATCCAGTTGCCGAAGTTATCTTTGCCAACATTCGATGGCGATATTCTGAAATGGCAAACGTTCTTCGATGGGTTTTTCTCGGCAGTTGATAGTGATGAGAACTTAACGAATATCCAAAAGTTCCAATATCTGTCCGCACAGCTAAAGGGCGACGCAGCAAAAACGATCGAAAACCTGAGTTTAACAAACGAAAATTATAATCAAGCTTTGGAACTTTTGTTAAACCGGTACGGGACACCACACAAAATTGTGGCCGCATACATGAAAGCGTTGTGGGAGCTTTCACCACCGAGTGATCGCGACAACTCACTACGGAATTTCTATGACTCTCTGGAATCTTATATTCGTGGATTAAATTCACTCGGAAAATCCGAAGAATCGTACGGAGATCTGTTAGTACCCATCATAATGGAAAAACTTCCGAGCGGAACTAAACAACAGATTACCAGAGACCACGGTAACAATGCTTGGAGCCTGACTGATCTAAGAAAGTCACTCCTTAAAGAAATTGAGGCCTTCGAGGCTAGTATCGAAAGCCTTACGATAGAGGATGATTTTCCCACCAACTCGCCGACCGTGGGAGCGTTCGCAGTTACGGCGAAAAACAGACATAATTTTTCACGGGAAAACGATCGAAAATGTGCGTTCTGCAAAAAGATCAATCACGTTGCGGTGGACTGTAAAACGTTTCCAGATGCTGAAAAACGCAGAGAAATTGTTGCTAGGGATAATTTATGCTTTAATTGTCTCTCGAGCGGTCACAAATCGACGAAATGCTTATCGAAAAACAGATGCAGAGTTACAAACTGTGGCAAAAAGCATCACACATCAGTTCATTTAGATGCAAAATCAACCACACCTGTGGCCGCAAAATCAACCGATGAGAAAGCTGACAGGGATTGA
- the LOC141910284 gene encoding uncharacterized protein LOC141910284, with translation MIRRLSPQIRNVYHNIIMDQLSRDFIEEVTDDDRNIGHYLPHRAVKKESSTTPIRIVYNASLSTAGNPSLNDCLETGPTLLNDLGSILIRFRLHKFGLSADIEKAFLQVGLHDDDREYTKFLWLTDPKNPESELKTYRFKVILFGVVSSPFILNATVRFHLNNYNNHVSRDLVKNIYVDNAISGCESESDLMKYYTNINSIMKNGGFKLQSYASNSSLLKAKADSDNLSDEKTIVSTLGLQWDTVNDTLSFKNKQAFANPDLITKREIVKAVSSLYDPLGYVSPVHIKSKMFVQQLWTEGYEWDETLPERVVESWISLITELREISEKRVDRRYSKSEAKSEAKYELHTFCDASQLAYGACVYLKRGDQTVLVMSKSRVAPVKKHTIPQLELMAALIGAKLTDYVRNSLITEIVITKCVLWSDSQIVLHWINSEKKLPVFVANRVRQIKSVTTIGRYKYCPTSDNPADMLSRGISCEQITRCTLWWNGPSWLSNGNYPTCDTIDRAVLLITEMDEDKQPDEKICENNEVGICNVIDQNDFTSLTRLLRVTALVRRFIKKLRRENHESDEITANEIAECEDLWNKGVQSSYFNDVKVSLEHKSKKRPSLVKKLRLFLEDDIIRVGGRLHNAPIGYDAKFPILLPHCRYSELIVLDSHNKVKHLGTESTITVVRQKYWITRVRQVARKLLRKCVICKYITGKPYSLPNCAPLQSSRLKEAPPFTVCGLDFTGALHLRSKSGEESLAYICLFTCANTRAIHLEVVTDMTTSTFLHALRRMAARRLLPQKIISDNQSTFIASNNAIKKIYESIETRKYFSLHRSEWVMITRRAPWFGGFYERLVGITKTAIKKVLGRARISLLELITIVSETEQAVNNRPISYCSSDVDDPEPLTPSHFLHSRVLTSLPHLFVSYDELTDPTLGNVPSEFEKRSVRIGSLKQHLWKRWAEEYVTALRERHIQFKNRGLTGNTIRKGDVVLVHDDNHNSRLKLKLALVEELVPGNDGLVRTAKIKISNGRTNRPISKRYPLEVRAADPSNTCKPDSNVNSAPVTRRSTRRAAAEARNNISRWANVLSDTCSS, from the coding sequence ATGATTCGTCGGCTATCGCCGCAAATTCGAAATGTTTACCACAACATTATCATGGATCAATTATCGCGAGACTTCATCGAAGAAGTCACAGATGATGACCGAAACATAGGTCATTATTTACCGCATCGCGCGGTCAAGAAGGAATCGTCAACAACCCCTATCCGTATCGTCTATAACGCGTCTTTATCTACCGCGGGAAACCCTAGTTTAAATGATTGTTTGGAGACCGGTCCGACGCTGCTGAATGACCTCGGTTCAATCCTGATCAGATTCAGGTTGCATAAATTCGGATTGTCGGCGGATATCGAAAAGGCGTTTCTTCAAGTTGGTCTGCACGATGATGATCGCGAGTATACGAAATTTCTATGGTTGACTGATCCTAAGAATCCAGAAAGTGAACTCAAAACCTATCGCTTCAAGGTTATATTGTTCGGCGTGGTGAGTTCACCCTTTATATTGAATGCTACTGTTCgttttcatctaaataattataataaccATGTATCACGTGACTtagttaaaaatatatatgtcgACAACGCGATTAGTGGATGTGAATCTGAGAGCGATCTCATGAAATACTATACGAATATCAATAGCATAATGAAAAACGGCGGATTTAAACTTCAGTCTTATGCTTCTAACTCTTCGTTACTAAAGGCCAAAGCAGATTCCGATAATTTATCGGACGAGAAAACTATTGTTTCTACGCTCGGACTCCAATGGGATACGGTGAATGATACGCTGtcattcaaaaacaaacaagcgTTCGCCAATCCTGACTTGATTACCAAACGCGAAATCGTTAAGGCTGTCTCGAGCCTTTATGACCCGTTAGGATACGTCTCGCCTGTCCATATTAAGTCGAAGATGTTCGTACAGCAGTTGTGGACGGAAGGTTATGAGTGGGACGAAACCCTACCCGAGCGCGTAGTCGAATCGTGGATCTCGTTGATAACGGAATTGCGTGAAATTAGCGAAAAACGCGTTGATCGACGCTACTCGAAATCGGAAGCGAAATCGGAAGCTAAGTACGAATTGCACACTTTCTGCGATGCGAGCCAATTGGCATACGGCGCTTGCGTCTATCTAAAACGTGGAGATCAGACGGTACTCGTCATGTCTAAATCGCGTGTGGCACCTGTTAAAAAACATACGATACCGCAGTTAGAATTAATGGCCGCGTTGATTGGTGCTAAATTAACAGATTACGTTCGAAACAGTCTGATTACTGAAATAGTCATAACAAAGTGCGTGCTCTGGTCAGATAGCCAGATTGTGTTACACTGGATCAACTCCGAGAAAAAGCTTCCCGTCTTCGTAGCTAATCGCGTGCGTCAAATTAAATCGGTGACAACTATCGGTCGCTATAAATATTGTCCGACGAGTGACAATCCGGCTGATATGTTAAGCAGAGGAATATCGTGCGAACAAATTACGCGATGCACGCTCTGGTGGAATGGCCCTAGCTGGCTTAGCAACGGTAATTATCCCACCTGCGACACGATCGATCGAGCAGTTTTGCTCATAACCGAAATGGACGAGGACAAACAGCCTGACGAAAAAATCTGCGAAAACAACGAAGTCGGAATATGTAACGTAATAGATCAGAACGATTTCACTTCGTTAACAAGGCTATTACGCGTAACCGCGCTAGTTCGACGATTTATTAAAAAGTTAAGACGCGAAAACCATGAATCGGATGAAATAACTGCTAACGAAATAGCAGAATGCGAAGATCTATGGAACAAAGGTGTTCAATCGAGTTACTTCAATGACGTGAAAGTTAGTTTAGAACATAAATCTAAGAAAAGGCCATCACTTGTAAAGAAACTTCGTTTGTTTTTAGAAGATGATATCATTCGTGTTGGAGGCCGTCTCCATAACGCGCCCATCGGATACGATGCAAAGTTTCCGATATTGTTACCTCATTGTAGATATAGTGAATTAATCGTACTGGATTCCCATAATAAGGTCAAACACCTCGGTACAGAATCTACTATAACCGTAGTCCGACAAAAGTATTGGATTACTCGTGTTCGTCAAGTGGCTCGGAAGTTGTTGAGAAAATGCGTCATATGCAAATATATCACCGGTAAACCGTACTCGTTACCAAACTGCGCTCCGTTACAATCTTCGCGTTTGAAAGAGGCTCCACCCTTCACCGTCTGTGGTTTAGATTTCACCGGTGCACTACATCTTCGGTCGAAATCCGGGGAGGAGTCACTCGCGTATATATGCTTGTTTACTTGCGCGAACACGCGTGCCATCCATCTGGAAGTGGTAACGGACATGACTACGTCAACATTCCTACACGCGTTGAGGAGAATGGCTGCCAGACGTTTGTTACCGCAGAAAATAATATCGGACAACCAATCAACCTTTATTGCGAGTAACAATGCTATCAAAAAGATATACGAATCGATCGAAACCCGAAAGTACTTCAGCCTACACCGATCAGAGTGGGTCATGATAACTCGTCGAGCCCCCTGGTTTGGTGGATTTTACGAAAGGCTAGTTGGAATAACAAAAACCGCGATCAAAAAAGTTCTGGGGCGTGCGCGAATATCCCTGCTGGAATTGATTACGATCGTATCAGAGACTGAACAAGCTGTAAATAATCGCCCGATATCGTACTGTTCATCTGATGTGGACGACCCAGAACCTTTAACCCCGTCACATTTCCTTCACAGTCGCGTTCTCACGAGTTTACCGCATCTGTTCGTAAGTTACGATGAACTGACCGACCCGACGCTTGGAAATGTGCCGTCAGAATTTGAAAAACGTTCGGTGCGAATCGGTTCATTAAAACAACATCTGTGGAAACGTTGGGCTGAGGAATACGTAACAGCCCTACGCGAAAGACACATCCAATTTAAAAATCGCGGATTAACTGGAAATACCATCAGAAAGGGTGATGTCGTGTTAGTACACGACGACAATCATAATTCGCGtctgaaattgaaactagCACTGGTCGAGGAACTCGTTCCGGGGAACGACGGCTTAGTTAGAACCGCTAAGATCAAAATTTCGAATGGCAGAACTAATCGACCAATTAGCAAACGCTACCCTCTTGAAGTGCGCGCCGCAGATCCCTCGAACACGTGCAAACCGGACTCAAACGTAAATTCTGCACCCGTCACACGTCGTTCGACGAGAAGGGCAGCTGCCGAGGCTAGAAATAACATAAGTAGATGGGCTAACGTGCTGTCTGATACATGTAGTagttaa